In a genomic window of Telopea speciosissima isolate NSW1024214 ecotype Mountain lineage chromosome 5, Tspe_v1, whole genome shotgun sequence:
- the LOC122661177 gene encoding pathogenesis-related thaumatin-like protein 3.5: protein MSPTLNTIEFLLIFIFIFSFFHGSFSCSFTVANNCPHTIWPGTLAGAGTPQLPMTGFELESGRSVDIPAVPRWSGRIWARTGCSFDDTGNGTCQTGDCGGRLECNGNGAEPPASLFEITLGNGNDKDFYDVSIVDGYNLPLVAIPNGVYGVCNATGCVTDLNLGCPKELQVVDGAETGGVVACKSACEAFGLDQYCCSGEFANPTACRPSFYSTIFKQACPRAYSYAFDDGTSTFTCQAFQYTITFCPGVNGVRRSNGISIPPPAFQERTLPLYQDGIGKIVGMAPSLNVLSVPMSILFLLILHFF, encoded by the exons ATGTCACCAACCCTGAACACTATTGAGTTCTTGCTCATCTTCatctttatcttctctttcttccatggCTCATTTTCTTGCTCCTTCACTGTAGCTAATAATTGCCCACATACAATTTGGCCAGGTACACTAGCCGGTGCAGGGACTCCACAGCTTCCAATGACCGGATTCGAATTAGAGTCTGGCAGGAGTGTTGATATTCCTGCAGTTCCTCGGTGGTCTGGTCGCATCTGGGCAAGAACTGGTTGCAGTTTTGATGACACAGGGAATGGGACATGCCAGACTGGGGATTGTGGGGGAAGGCTGGAATGTAATGGTAATGGTGCTGAACCACCTGCATCACTCTTCGAGATCACTCTCGGGAATGGCAATGACAAAGATTTCTATGACGTCAGTATCGTTGACGGTTACAATTTGCCATTAGTTGCCATACCGAATGGTGTCTATGGCGTCTGTAATGCGACGGGTTGTGTTACAGATCTCAATTTGG GTTGCCCGAAAGAGCTGCAGGTAGTGGATGGTGCTGAGACAGGGGGTGTGGTTGCATGTAAGAGTGCTTGTGAGGCATTTGGGCTTGATCAGTACTGCTGCAGTGGAGAGTTTGCCAATCCAACTGCATGTAGACCGTCATTCTACTCGACGATCTTCAAGCAAGCTTGTCCAAGGGCCTATAGCTATGCATTTGACGATGGCACAAGCACTTTCACATGCCAGGCTTTCCAGTACACTATCACTTTCTGCCCTGGTGTTAATGG TGTAAGAAGATCTAATGGTATATCTATACCCCCACCTGCATTTCAAGAGAGAACTCTACCACTCTATCAAGATGGTATTGGAAAGATTGTGGGGATGGCACCATCTTTAAATGTTCTCTCTGTTCCGATGTCAatccttttccttctcattcttcacTTCTTCTAA